Proteins encoded within one genomic window of Prosthecobacter algae:
- a CDS encoding prenyltransferase/squalene oxidase repeat-containing protein, whose translation MVPWEAQRETFRDLVHGLQEDPGSDRAIEACLKWILLAQKNSASADGGVARHYSLVTGWAASYPETTGYIIPTLLEHAKRRNCPLLAEAAQRMMDWLISIQMPDGAFRGSHMHSAVVAPVVFDTGQILLGLAAAAANFGGPYMTSMHRAAQWLMSVQDTDGAWRHPNPFATPGDHVWETHVAWGLLEASRVSGEASYGEAGLRNIRWAVSRQQENGWYQDCGLGKDENSPLTHSIAYTLRGILEGYRFSGDPALLAAAVQTADALLTTLTPEGALPGRLDSNWKPAVPWICLTGLSQTAICWLMLYQDTGRAEYLKAAEMANQFVRRTLHIGEEDSPLCGGVKGSLPVSGDYCRFQLINWACKFLIDACTLEGDIKNVSPSPSKI comes from the coding sequence ATGGTTCCCTGGGAAGCCCAGCGGGAAACTTTCCGGGATCTTGTCCACGGTCTGCAGGAGGATCCGGGCTCGGACCGTGCTATCGAAGCCTGCCTGAAATGGATCCTGCTTGCCCAAAAAAACTCTGCCTCCGCCGATGGTGGCGTAGCGCGTCATTACAGCCTGGTCACTGGCTGGGCTGCTTCCTACCCGGAAACCACTGGCTACATCATCCCGACCCTGCTGGAGCATGCCAAACGGCGGAACTGCCCCCTGCTTGCCGAGGCGGCCCAGCGGATGATGGACTGGCTGATTTCCATCCAGATGCCCGATGGGGCCTTCCGGGGAAGTCACATGCACTCTGCGGTCGTCGCGCCCGTGGTTTTTGACACTGGCCAAATCCTGCTGGGTCTCGCCGCTGCGGCAGCAAACTTTGGAGGCCCCTACATGACCTCCATGCATCGTGCCGCCCAGTGGCTGATGAGCGTGCAGGATACGGACGGGGCCTGGCGGCATCCAAATCCCTTTGCCACCCCTGGCGATCACGTCTGGGAAACCCATGTCGCCTGGGGCCTTCTGGAGGCTTCACGGGTCTCAGGTGAGGCTTCATATGGCGAGGCCGGACTGCGCAACATCCGCTGGGCTGTCTCCCGCCAACAGGAAAATGGCTGGTACCAGGACTGCGGCCTCGGCAAAGATGAAAACTCGCCGCTGACCCACTCGATCGCCTACACGCTGCGCGGTATTCTCGAAGGTTACCGCTTTTCCGGCGATCCCGCCCTGCTCGCAGCCGCTGTGCAGACGGCCGATGCCCTGCTCACAACCCTCACGCCCGAAGGTGCGCTGCCCGGGCGGCTGGATTCGAACTGGAAGCCTGCCGTGCCTTGGATCTGCCTCACGGGACTTTCCCAGACAGCGATCTGCTGGCTGATGCTCTACCAGGATACCGGACGGGCTGAGTACTTGAAAGCGGCCGAGATGGCCAACCAGTTTGTGCGCCGCACGCTCCATATCGGGGAGGAAGATTCCCCCCTCTGCGGCGGGGTGAAAGGTTCCCTACCTGTGAGCGGGGACTACTGCCGCTTTCAGCTCATTAACTGGGCCTGCAAGTTTCTCATTGATGCCTGCACTTTGGAAGGTGATATAAAAAACGTATCCCCCTCACCCTCAAAGATCTAG
- a CDS encoding class I SAM-dependent methyltransferase — protein MKILRDSMPQIRDSHPLSASEVATLLRLMPLLIWWGEREIALSLEVYLLQQPRAWGLETLSKTVPESELLTASLKPEILRQGDALKQVRERLAAESPAHPCGELAATVEAAWRSGQLPSQQLGRGIKLLLTQGDRASAEGLLQLAAAHQSEKGMFPESAFSERHCLTGLLEMASAWFMAGDLKAGEAAYGAFLQSKGHKNFFGTVPAEKGGFSPLLRAATFLETLRDRVVCTFEATAPRFPTQIAADDGRFKIVDDLVAQYRPKVVADIGCGKGRFIKLLKERHPEIEAYAVDLSTTMLGELPASIHASPGTLLNNGLPDGLADLVFCVEALEHAVNIQAGVRELSRITSPTGRLLILDKDVRKLGSLQICDWEQWFGKETMTGWMEDHGFRVKVLDQIDHGGISGTDGLFLAWVGERKAHGQPAPLLKGTTHASA, from the coding sequence ATGAAGATCCTTCGGGATTCCATGCCGCAGATCCGAGACTCCCACCCTCTTTCTGCAAGCGAAGTGGCCACCCTGTTGCGGCTGATGCCTCTTCTCATTTGGTGGGGTGAACGTGAAATCGCCCTCAGTCTGGAAGTCTATCTTCTCCAGCAGCCCCGGGCCTGGGGTTTGGAAACCCTCTCAAAGACCGTTCCGGAAAGCGAATTGCTGACCGCCTCGCTCAAGCCAGAGATCCTCCGGCAGGGAGATGCCCTAAAGCAAGTGCGTGAAAGGCTAGCGGCTGAAAGCCCCGCGCACCCCTGTGGCGAACTGGCTGCTACCGTTGAGGCTGCCTGGCGCTCTGGCCAGTTGCCTTCGCAGCAACTGGGTCGCGGCATTAAGCTTTTGCTCACCCAAGGTGACCGAGCGTCGGCAGAAGGTCTGCTCCAACTGGCCGCCGCGCATCAGTCCGAGAAGGGCATGTTTCCAGAGTCTGCCTTCTCGGAGCGGCACTGCCTGACCGGCTTGCTGGAAATGGCTTCGGCCTGGTTCATGGCCGGGGATCTGAAAGCGGGTGAAGCAGCCTATGGGGCCTTTCTACAATCCAAAGGGCACAAGAATTTCTTTGGAACCGTGCCTGCTGAAAAGGGCGGTTTTTCTCCTCTGCTACGGGCGGCTACCTTTCTGGAGACCCTGCGTGACCGCGTGGTCTGCACCTTTGAGGCCACAGCTCCGAGGTTCCCCACCCAGATCGCGGCCGATGACGGGCGCTTTAAGATCGTGGATGATCTGGTGGCCCAATACCGGCCGAAAGTCGTCGCCGACATTGGCTGCGGCAAGGGGCGGTTCATCAAGCTGCTGAAGGAAAGGCATCCGGAGATCGAAGCCTATGCCGTGGACCTTTCCACCACGATGCTGGGAGAGCTGCCCGCCAGCATTCACGCCAGCCCAGGCACGCTGCTGAATAACGGCCTGCCGGATGGCCTGGCGGATCTGGTCTTTTGTGTGGAGGCGCTGGAGCACGCCGTGAACATCCAGGCAGGAGTCCGCGAGCTGAGCCGCATCACCAGCCCCACAGGCCGCCTGCTGATCCTCGACAAGGATGTCCGGAAGCTGGGCAGCCTGCAGATTTGCGACTGGGAACAGTGGTTTGGCAAAGAGACCATGACTGGCTGGATGGAGGACCACGGCTTCCGCGTGAAGGTCCTGGACCAAATTGATCACGGCGGGATTTCAGGAACAGACGGGTTGTTCCTGGCCTGGGTAGGCGAACGAAAAGCGCACGGACAACCGGCACCTCTTCTGAAAGGCACGACACATGCGAGCGCTTAA
- a CDS encoding cupin domain-containing protein, with the protein MSSPRYAVAQLDEIPPTPCPCGQARRAFNEPWNTLATVHLTDIHADAKLHYHQKMTEIYIVLEGEGYLELDGERIPLKPMTSVMIRPGCVHRAVGNLRIINVPMPPFDPADEFEVEG; encoded by the coding sequence ATGTCCTCGCCCCGCTACGCAGTCGCCCAGTTGGATGAAATTCCGCCGACACCCTGTCCCTGTGGTCAGGCCAGACGGGCCTTCAATGAACCCTGGAACACTCTGGCCACCGTGCATCTGACGGACATCCATGCGGATGCGAAGCTGCACTACCACCAGAAGATGACCGAAATTTACATCGTCTTGGAGGGCGAGGGCTATCTGGAACTGGATGGGGAACGCATCCCGCTGAAGCCGATGACTTCCGTGATGATCCGCCCGGGTTGTGTACATCGGGCTGTGGGGAACCTGCGCATCATCAATGTGCCCATGCCGCCCTTTGATCCGGCGGATGAATTTGAGGTGGAGGGTTAA
- the murJ gene encoding murein biosynthesis integral membrane protein MurJ produces the protein MSEEKKDTGSQARSTSVVSIAILCSRVLGLVRDQLLNGLFGSAFTGIFTAAFRTPNMLRDLFAEGALSTAFVTTFSKKIKNEGDEAAWVLGRKMLSLAICFMTMVALAGVVLAPWIFRLLTPGLSEEAKVLGTWLAQIMYPFIAIVSVTALVMGMLNSKKVFFIPAVASAFFNLGCIVGGVVLAWLIDPGFRNGEITEKGLTGFAFGTLIGGVLQLLVQLPSLRRVGFRFGLDFGWKDSGVRDVLRLMWPSMLAASGTQISVLLNSIFASYTPGKESSLAWLANAQRLQQLPLGLFGVAVATVTLPMLSRLATDGMTPAFRGALAKSLRLVLFLTLPCAVGLSLLAEPIISVLFEHGKFTANDVLNTAGPLQAYAFGLVFYSAIKVLQPAFYTIDKRFIPMLISIGIIVLNLVLNYTSVFILGWDHTALAWATAVGLAANFATLYLCMRKFAHGLETRSLSQTLLKLMVGIGCMAAVCLGAQKTLLAGWATMNFITQVASLGATIAVAGGVYFLITQKLRVEEAGEFMGIVSKRFRPKS, from the coding sequence ATGAGTGAAGAGAAGAAAGACACGGGTTCCCAAGCACGCAGCACGAGCGTCGTTTCCATCGCTATCCTGTGCAGCCGTGTGCTGGGTCTGGTGAGAGACCAGCTCCTGAACGGCCTCTTCGGTTCCGCCTTCACCGGCATCTTCACCGCCGCCTTTCGCACGCCGAACATGCTGCGAGACCTCTTTGCCGAAGGCGCTCTTTCCACCGCCTTTGTCACCACCTTTTCCAAGAAGATTAAGAACGAGGGAGACGAGGCGGCCTGGGTGCTGGGACGCAAGATGCTGTCCCTGGCCATCTGCTTCATGACGATGGTCGCCTTGGCCGGGGTGGTGTTGGCCCCCTGGATCTTTCGCCTGCTGACTCCGGGCCTTTCGGAGGAGGCCAAGGTGCTGGGCACCTGGCTGGCCCAGATCATGTACCCCTTCATCGCCATCGTCTCCGTCACCGCCCTGGTGATGGGCATGCTGAATTCGAAGAAGGTCTTCTTCATCCCCGCCGTGGCTTCGGCCTTCTTCAACCTCGGCTGCATCGTGGGCGGTGTGGTTCTCGCCTGGCTCATTGATCCTGGATTCCGCAACGGGGAGATCACTGAAAAGGGCCTCACCGGCTTTGCCTTTGGCACACTGATCGGCGGCGTGTTGCAGTTGCTGGTGCAACTGCCCTCCCTGCGCCGCGTGGGTTTTCGTTTTGGCCTGGATTTCGGCTGGAAGGACAGCGGTGTGCGGGATGTGCTGCGGCTCATGTGGCCCTCCATGCTGGCGGCCAGCGGCACCCAGATTTCCGTGCTGCTCAATTCCATCTTTGCCTCTTACACCCCAGGCAAGGAATCCTCCCTGGCCTGGCTGGCCAATGCGCAGCGCTTGCAGCAATTGCCCCTGGGCCTCTTTGGCGTGGCCGTGGCCACCGTCACCCTGCCCATGCTCTCCCGCCTGGCGACGGATGGCATGACCCCAGCTTTTCGCGGTGCCCTGGCCAAGAGCCTGCGGCTGGTGCTCTTCCTCACCCTGCCCTGCGCCGTCGGCCTTTCCCTGCTGGCAGAACCAATCATCTCTGTGCTTTTTGAACACGGCAAATTCACCGCGAATGATGTGCTGAACACCGCCGGCCCTCTCCAAGCCTACGCTTTTGGCCTGGTGTTTTACTCCGCCATCAAGGTGCTGCAGCCTGCCTTTTACACCATTGATAAGCGCTTCATCCCCATGCTGATCAGCATCGGCATCATCGTGCTGAACCTCGTGCTGAACTACACCAGCGTCTTCATCCTGGGCTGGGACCACACCGCCCTCGCCTGGGCCACCGCCGTGGGCCTGGCAGCCAACTTTGCCACGCTCTATCTCTGCATGCGCAAGTTTGCCCACGGTCTGGAAACCCGTTCCCTCAGCCAAACACTGCTGAAGCTGATGGTGGGCATCGGCTGCATGGCCGCCGTGTGCCTGGGGGCCCAAAAGACCCTTCTGGCGGGTTGGGCCACGATGAATTTCATCACCCAGGTCGCCTCCCTGGGGGCCACCATTGCCGTGGCTGGCGGCGTGTACTTCCTCATCACGCAAAAGCTGCGGGTGGAGGAGGCCGGTGAATTCATGGGCATCGTCTCCAAGCGCTTCCGGCCCAAGTCATGA